One window of Spirochaetaceae bacterium genomic DNA carries:
- a CDS encoding ABC transporter permease: MSDAKGIRPALSEPKRRTGAAYFFVSLVKEKPLGTISGTIVLILILVAIFADVLAPYGYTEIHLVDRLQGASARYLLGTDQLGRDFLSRIIYGARLSMVVGLSATALNVVVAVLIGGTSGFLGGKFDLLMQRFVDAWMAFPGLLLLLTIMSIVGKGVPQIVLVLGISGGIIGSRVVRGTVIAVKENDYFQAAESIGSSKWRTLARHVLPNIVAPVIIIFSINIGGVIMNEASLSFLGFGLPPEVPSWGTLLSYDGRRYMEMAPWLALWPGLCLTVVVYCLNMFGDAVRDLLDPRLRGGGAGAAGSV, translated from the coding sequence ATGAGCGACGCCAAAGGGATACGACCAGCACTAAGTGAGCCAAAGAGACGAACCGGGGCGGCTTATTTCTTTGTCAGTCTGGTCAAGGAGAAGCCATTGGGTACTATCAGCGGGACTATCGTATTGATATTGATTCTTGTCGCTATCTTTGCCGATGTTCTGGCTCCCTATGGCTATACTGAAATACACTTGGTAGATCGGCTGCAGGGCGCATCAGCCCGGTATCTGCTGGGTACAGACCAGTTGGGGCGAGACTTCTTGAGCCGCATTATCTACGGGGCTCGTCTCTCGATGGTTGTCGGTCTGTCAGCGACCGCTCTCAATGTTGTGGTCGCTGTCCTGATAGGCGGCACTTCAGGATTCCTTGGTGGTAAATTCGACCTGCTGATGCAGAGATTTGTCGATGCCTGGATGGCTTTCCCGGGACTGCTCCTGTTGTTAACCATAATGTCCATAGTGGGGAAGGGTGTGCCACAGATAGTACTGGTTCTGGGGATATCAGGAGGCATCATCGGCTCAAGAGTAGTCAGAGGCACCGTTATCGCAGTAAAAGAGAATGACTATTTTCAGGCGGCGGAGTCGATTGGCTCTTCAAAATGGAGAACACTTGCCCGACATGTCCTGCCCAATATTGTGGCCCCTGTAATCATCATATTCAGCATCAACATCGGGGGGGTGATTATGAATGAGGCGTCTTTAAGCTTCCTCGGATTCGGTCTGCCCCCTGAGGTTCCTAGCTGGGGTACTCTGCTCAGCTACGACGGACGCAGATACATGGAGATGGCGCCATGGCTGGCTCTCTGGCCTGGTCTTTGCCTGACTGTTGTCGTTTACTGTCTCAACATGTTCGGCGACGCCGTGCGGGACCTGCTCGACCCGAGGCTCAGGGGTGGCGGTGCCGGAGCCGCCGGGTCAGTTTAA
- a CDS encoding ABC transporter permease, whose translation MRAYIIRRLLLIIPTLFLLTIIVFLSVRFIPGDIIDTMVSEMIYGGGHIDREALERMLGLDVPVHVQYGRWIGVLPRPDRVTGESHFRGLLQGTLGKSLRGRWTVEDRILGRLPVTIELGVMAIVIGLAIALPVGIYSAIRQDTAADYAGRTIAVIGLATPNFWLGLMVMLFPAIWWGWSPPLGWIPFTEDPLGNLGVFIIPSLILGTAGAAGTMRMTRTTMLEVLRQDYIRTAWSKGLRERVVVMRHAIKNALIPVVSLIGLQLPILVGGAVIMENIFSLPGLGRLMVDALNDRDYPVVSGINLFFGAAVMGINLLIDVIYPYLDPRVSYR comes from the coding sequence ATGAGAGCCTATATCATCAGAAGATTACTGCTCATAATCCCCACCCTGTTTCTATTGACCATCATCGTCTTTCTCTCCGTCCGGTTCATCCCCGGCGATATAATAGACACAATGGTGAGTGAAATGATCTACGGCGGGGGGCATATAGACCGTGAAGCTCTTGAGCGTATGCTGGGATTAGACGTGCCCGTTCACGTGCAGTATGGACGCTGGATAGGAGTGTTGCCGAGGCCTGACCGGGTTACCGGTGAGTCCCACTTCAGAGGTCTCCTTCAGGGCACCCTTGGCAAATCACTGAGGGGCAGGTGGACGGTAGAGGATAGGATATTAGGTAGATTGCCGGTAACCATCGAGCTTGGCGTCATGGCAATCGTAATCGGGCTGGCGATAGCCCTGCCAGTCGGCATCTACTCGGCGATTCGCCAGGATACGGCCGCTGACTACGCGGGGCGCACCATCGCCGTCATCGGTCTGGCAACGCCTAACTTCTGGCTGGGACTTATGGTCATGCTCTTCCCGGCAATCTGGTGGGGCTGGTCGCCACCGCTGGGGTGGATTCCTTTCACCGAAGACCCACTGGGGAATCTCGGGGTGTTCATCATTCCCAGCCTGATTCTGGGGACGGCCGGTGCTGCAGGCACAATGCGGATGACGCGCACCACGATGCTGGAGGTGCTCAGGCAAGATTATATCAGGACGGCCTGGTCCAAGGGTCTAAGGGAGAGGGTAGTTGTTATGAGACACGCCATCAAAAACGCCCTCATCCCGGTGGTCTCCCTGATCGGCCTGCAGTTGCCGATCCTGGTCGGGGGCGCCGTGATCATGGAGAACATCTTCAGCCTGCCGGGGCTCGGTCGTCTCATGGTGGATGCCCTCAATGACAGAGACTACCCGGTGGTCTCGGGAATCAATCTGTTTTTTGGCGCTGCGGTGATGGGGATCAATCTCCTGATAGACGTGATTTATCCTTATTTAGACCCCAGGGTCAGTTATCGATAA